A DNA window from Enterobacter asburiae contains the following coding sequences:
- the metE gene encoding 5-methyltetrahydropteroyltriglutamate--homocysteine S-methyltransferase, with translation MTIRNHTLGFPRVGLRRELKKAQESYWAGNATREELLAAGRELRARHWDQQKQAGIDLLPVGDFAWYDHVLTTSLLLGNVPARHQNKDGSVDIDNLFRIGRGRAPTGEPAAAAEMTKWFNTNYHYMVPEFVKGQQFRLAWTQLLDEVDEALALGHQVKPVLLGPVTYLWLGKVKGEPFDRLSLLKDILPVYKQVLSELGKRGIQWVQIDEPALVLELPQDWLDAFKPAYDALTGQVKLLLTTYFEGVTPNLKTITALPVQGLHVDLVHGKDDVAELHKRLPADWLLSAGLINGRNVWRADLTEKYAQIKDIVGKRELWVASSCSLLHSPIDLSVETRLDAEVKSWFAFALQKCEELTLLRDALNSGDTAAITEWSAPTQARRHSARVHNPAVEKRLAAITARDSQRQSPYEVRAEAQRARFNLPAWPTTTIGSFPQTTEIRGLRLDFKKGNLDANHYRTGIAEHIKQAIIEQERLGLDVLVHGEAERNDMVEYFGEHLDGFVFTQNGWVQSYGSRCVKPPVVIGDVSRPEAITVEWAKYAQSLTDKPVKGMLTGPVTILCWSFPREDVTRETIAKQIALALRDEVADLEAAGIGIIQIDEPALREGLPLRRSDWDAYLQWGVEAFRINAAVAKDDTQIHTHMCYCEFNDIMDSIAALDADVITIETSRSDMELLESFEEFDYPNEIGPGVYDIHSPNVPSVEWIEALLKKAAQRIPAERLWVNPDCGLKTRGWPETRAALANMVKAAQNLRQA, from the coding sequence ATGACAATCCGCAATCACACTCTCGGTTTCCCTCGCGTCGGCCTGCGTCGCGAGCTGAAAAAAGCGCAAGAAAGCTACTGGGCGGGTAATGCCACCCGTGAAGAACTGCTGGCGGCAGGACGCGAGCTGCGCGCCCGCCACTGGGATCAGCAAAAACAGGCGGGCATTGACCTGCTACCGGTGGGCGATTTCGCCTGGTACGACCATGTTCTGACGACCAGCCTGCTGCTTGGCAACGTGCCGGCTCGTCATCAGAACAAAGATGGATCGGTAGATATCGATAACCTGTTCCGCATCGGCCGTGGCCGCGCGCCGACGGGTGAGCCAGCGGCAGCGGCGGAAATGACCAAGTGGTTTAACACCAACTATCACTATATGGTGCCGGAGTTCGTCAAAGGTCAGCAGTTCAGGCTGGCCTGGACGCAGCTTCTGGACGAAGTGGATGAAGCGCTGGCGCTGGGCCACCAGGTGAAGCCGGTGCTGCTCGGGCCGGTAACGTACCTGTGGCTGGGCAAAGTAAAGGGCGAGCCTTTTGACCGACTCAGCCTGCTGAAGGATATTCTGCCGGTCTACAAACAGGTACTGAGTGAGCTGGGCAAACGCGGCATTCAGTGGGTGCAAATCGACGAACCGGCGCTGGTGCTTGAGCTGCCGCAGGATTGGCTCGATGCCTTCAAACCGGCGTATGACGCGCTCACCGGTCAGGTAAAACTCCTGCTGACGACCTATTTTGAAGGCGTGACGCCGAACCTGAAGACCATTACCGCGCTGCCGGTCCAGGGCCTGCACGTTGACCTCGTACACGGTAAAGATGATGTGGCGGAGCTGCACAAGCGTTTGCCAGCGGACTGGCTGCTCTCTGCCGGGCTGATCAACGGCCGTAACGTCTGGCGCGCCGATCTCACCGAGAAATACGCGCAAATCAAAGACATCGTCGGCAAACGTGAGCTGTGGGTGGCCTCGTCCTGTTCGCTGCTGCACAGCCCGATCGATCTGAGCGTAGAGACCCGTCTGGATGCCGAGGTGAAAAGCTGGTTTGCTTTCGCCCTGCAAAAATGTGAAGAGCTGACGCTGCTGCGCGACGCGCTGAACAGCGGCGACACGGCGGCGATTACCGAATGGAGCGCGCCGACCCAGGCGCGCCGTCACTCGGCGCGCGTGCACAACCCGGCGGTGGAAAAACGCCTGGCGGCCATCACCGCCCGGGACAGCCAGCGGCAGAGCCCGTACGAGGTGCGCGCTGAAGCGCAGCGCGCCCGCTTTAATCTGCCCGCGTGGCCGACCACCACAATTGGCTCTTTCCCGCAGACTACGGAGATCCGCGGCCTGCGCCTGGACTTTAAAAAGGGCAATCTGGATGCGAATCACTACCGCACCGGCATCGCCGAACACATCAAGCAGGCGATTATCGAGCAGGAACGCCTGGGGCTGGACGTGCTGGTGCACGGCGAGGCCGAGCGTAACGACATGGTGGAATACTTCGGCGAGCACCTGGACGGCTTTGTCTTTACCCAGAACGGCTGGGTGCAGAGCTACGGCTCCCGCTGCGTGAAGCCGCCGGTGGTCATTGGTGACGTCAGCCGCCCGGAAGCGATCACCGTGGAGTGGGCGAAGTATGCCCAGTCCCTGACCGACAAGCCCGTAAAAGGGATGCTCACCGGTCCGGTGACCATTCTCTGCTGGTCGTTCCCGCGTGAAGACGTGACTCGTGAAACCATCGCCAAACAGATCGCCCTGGCGCTGCGTGATGAGGTGGCGGATCTGGAAGCGGCAGGCATTGGCATTATTCAGATTGACGAACCGGCCCTGCGCGAAGGCTTGCCGCTGCGCCGCAGCGACTGGGATGCCTACCTGCAGTGGGGCGTGGAGGCGTTCCGCATCAACGCCGCGGTGGCGAAGGACGATACCCAGATCCACACCCACATGTGTTACTGCGAATTCAACGACATCATGGATTCGATTGCCGCGCTCGATGCCGACGTGATCACCATCGAGACCTCGCGTTCAGACATGGAGCTGCTGGAGTCGTTTGAAGAGTTCGACTACCCGAATGAAATCGGGCCGGGCGTGTACGACATTCACTCCCCGAACGTGCCGAGCGTGGAGTGGATTGAAGCCCTGCTGAAAAAAGCGGCCCAGCGCATTCCGGCAGAGCGCCTGTGGGTGAACCCGGACTGCGGACTGAAAACCCGCGGCTGGCCGGAGACGCGCGCGGCGCTGGCGAACATGGTGAAGGCGGCGCAGAACCTGCGTCAGGCTTGA
- the metR gene encoding HTH-type transcriptional regulator MetR, whose protein sequence is MIEIKHLKTLQALRNCGSLAAAAATLHQTQSALSHQFSDLEQRLGFRLFVRKSQPLRFTPQGEILLQLANQVLPQIASALQACNEPQQTKLRIAIECHSCIQWLTPALENFRQKWPQVEMDFKSGVTFDPQPSLQQGELDLVMTSDILPRSGLHYSPMFDYEVRLVLAPDHPLAAKTRITPEDLATETLLIYPVQRSRLDIWRHFLQPAGISPQLKSVDNTLLLIQMVAARMGIAALPHWVVESFERQGLVQTKTLGEGLWSRLYAAVRDGEQRQPITEAFIRSARNHACDHLPFVRSAERPIGDGPTAKPGSPLPQ, encoded by the coding sequence ATGATCGAGATTAAACACCTGAAAACGCTACAAGCGTTGCGGAACTGCGGTTCGCTCGCGGCGGCTGCGGCCACGCTGCACCAGACCCAGTCCGCCCTTTCTCACCAGTTCAGCGATCTGGAACAACGCCTCGGCTTCCGTCTTTTTGTGCGTAAGAGCCAGCCGCTACGCTTTACGCCGCAGGGTGAAATTCTTCTTCAGCTGGCGAATCAGGTACTGCCGCAAATCGCGAGCGCGCTGCAGGCGTGTAACGAACCGCAGCAGACCAAACTGCGCATCGCCATTGAGTGCCACAGCTGTATTCAGTGGCTGACCCCCGCGCTTGAAAACTTCCGCCAGAAGTGGCCGCAGGTGGAGATGGACTTCAAATCCGGTGTGACCTTTGACCCGCAGCCGTCGCTGCAGCAGGGCGAGCTGGATCTGGTCATGACCTCTGACATCCTGCCGCGCAGCGGCCTGCACTATTCGCCGATGTTTGATTATGAAGTGCGCCTGGTGCTGGCGCCGGATCACCCGCTGGCCGCCAAAACGCGCATCACGCCGGAAGACCTGGCGACAGAGACGCTGCTGATTTATCCGGTGCAGCGCAGCCGCCTGGATATCTGGCGCCACTTCCTGCAGCCGGCAGGCATTAGCCCGCAGCTGAAAAGCGTGGATAACACCCTGCTGCTGATTCAGATGGTGGCGGCCAGAATGGGTATCGCGGCGCTGCCGCACTGGGTGGTGGAGAGTTTTGAACGCCAGGGTCTGGTGCAGACCAAAACCCTGGGTGAAGGATTGTGGAGCCGACTGTACGCCGCCGTGCGCGATGGCGAGCAGCGTCAGCCGATTACGGAGGCGTTTATTCGCTCAGCGCGGAACCACGCGTGCGACCATCTTCCGTTTGTGCGGAGCGCGGAGCGACCCATCGGCGATGGACCCACAGCGAAGCCAGGATCACCGCTCCCCCAATAA